In Capsicum annuum cultivar UCD-10X-F1 chromosome 8, UCD10Xv1.1, whole genome shotgun sequence, the genomic window AGGAAGGAGTCGTTGGAGTAGAGCGATTCTCAGTGGACGTCTCAGCCTCAGGCTTAGCCAGATTAACAAAAAGCATAAGAAAGCTAAGCTGAACAACGGCAATATTAAGTCGAAGAAACCGGCGGCGGCGAAGAAGAAGCGATTACCGGCTATACAGCGGAAAGTTCGGGTTCTCGGCCGTTTAGTTCCCGGTTGTCAGAAAGTGCCGTTTCCGAACCTTCTAGAAGAAACTACCGACTACATATCAGCTCTAGAGATGCAAATCCGAGCCATGACTTTTCTGACCGGCCTCCTCTCCGCCGGTGGAGCTGGAGCAGGATCAGTTGCCGCTCAACCCGATCGGCTCGGCTAAGTGGCTCgttacattacattacattacattacatgtccttttctttttctaattcttttttaatttttaaacctTTTTGTTAATAATTGAGAGTTTTTATATTGGTGTATTTTATTGTATACAATGTGTCCCTTTTtaccttttctttctttccttgtccacctttttttatttattttcttatttcttttaattttttactattCACATTTTGTTCCTCTTGATGTGCTGCTTTTGTATTAgcattatatatttatttgtttaattaatttatcatCAATTATTGGTTGATTAAGCGAACATGCCAGCTAAATTTGTCTAATCGAAAGGAAACTTGTTTGATTCCCCTTTAATTTATTCGTTAATGATTtatttcattaataaaaaatttaaggtaGTGGATAGACTCGCCGATATTAGGTACTAACATTTGATGGTTATATCGTGCTGATTTTAATTAAGTTCGGAATGGAATTTGATTGAACTAAATTGGAAAAAAGAGCAGTCCGTTATGCGAGTGATATGTGGAAAGGTTGGATTAATCTATCGTATGcggttttaatttatttttatattagaagTTGTGAAGTCTATTATATGCGATTTTAACTTCATTTTGTCAGGAACTGTTTCTATAAGTTGAatttcttttatcttatatttttatcaaaaattatttttatgacttAAATTTGTAATTACATGACAACAATTTTAGGAGTTGTCTATTGAAATATGAGATTTAAGTATTGACTAGAGAAAAAGGTGGTTAGTTAGATGTGATTAAAGGCGGGCGGGAGGAAGGGGGGTTGGGGGTTTAAGTGGCTAAGCAAACCCCACAACGCACATGAGGGAAAGCTGGCAAGTGGGGAGAATAGGCCAAAAGATGAGTCTACAaagcaagagagagagagagccatCCTTCACGTGCTTGCATTTTCAAGCTGGTCTTTTCTTTTGCCCCCACCCACTATCTCAGCACCATGTGCCTTGCTAAAGCGTTGAAACTCCCACTATTGCTATTGCTATTGCTATTGCTATTGCTAATCTCTACCCCCTTCCCCTCGATAAAACCTTTATTTTCACTTGAAATCCCTTTGGAGTTTGACATGTCGTTTTAACAAGTGATATATGTCAAAAGAAATAAATTTCGGATctatttcaactttaaaaattagTTGAAGAAGGGAGAATTGTCCCAAATTGTACCAGCAGGTcactaattttatatttaattatttattcttcagGTGTTTAGATATGAGTGTGTGAGATGGGTGTTGAAGAATTTTACATCTATGTGGATGAGTTGATGTCCTAATTATATGATTTAGGGCAATGTTCTTTCTCCATGAGTTAATTTTTGTAATTGAGTTAGTGCAagatttatttctttaatattaCCTTTCATCTTTTATGATAAGACTCAACAAATACTATCCATTATTGGTGTAACAATAAaatcttttatagatttttttacgAAGACCTAACTTAACAGGTCTAAAGTGTTGGAGGAGGTTCGAAGGAGAAAAGGCATACAGTAATTACCTAGGAACTCAAGTCGGTTAATTCATAAGGGTCTGACCCTTGTTCGGCTGCCCTACTAGGGAAGGCAAGCGCCCACCAATTTCTTTCGtctttttaattgtattttccgTAAATTAAAAAATGACATTTACCATatctaagaaataataatatatattcaatgcaatttcacaaatagaatttagaaaatatataatagatgtagattttatttctatatttcatGAGATAAAAGATATTATTTCCAGTAGGCTCTCGCTCTCCACGtaataaacatatttttttccttttaacacCACAAAGTAATGTATTGACTACTTTCTAAAACCTCAAGGGGCTCAATAATATTTCCAAAACCTCAAAGGGATTAGGTGAAATTATCCACTATGAATGCCGGCTTTAATAATTTGGAACTTTAGAAATTGTACCCCCTAACATGCATAGGGGGCGGAGCTTAGGTGTTGAATTGGCCCTAAAATTCCCTTtataaaggacatgactaggacaTATTAAGAGCAAATTTGGTAAGACGACAAATAGAAATAGTGCTACAACAATAAGATAAGATTAGATACACATGCCACCATATATAACTTCTTCAATTCTCTTTACCCTCACCAATATGTTTAATTTCACTCACCTCATTCATGATTGAAGAATCTAGGAAGATATACTATACATTTATGACATTAAAAAGGGTCATAATGCAGTAAGAAAGTGGAGTAAATTGATAAATATATCCCCCAGAAATGTGTTGAATTGATATCTCCTTATTCACCATTGAAATCTTCCACCTACTTATAGCATCTacaaattaaaactataaatttatGCTACATTTATGTTTGATTGGGTACTATATCTCAACCTTCACCTTTTAGTATATCTATAGATGGAATGATTCAGAATGAATTTTGTCTCCCTAACAAGTAGTTACTAGTTACTACCAAAACTACttttaacataaatataaatcGACAACAGTTAGTACTCACTACTCCATTCATTTTAAtttgcttttctttttaattctcttctaaatgtctttttttttttttgccaactctttcatttaaaattttcacatgacatatttaatattaaattgaaaagtattttgatatattttatatatttttagttttaagatcacaagatgtattctttaattttttaaatttcatatcaaattaaaatcacacaaataaattaaaaaggaagAGCATGTAGTATGCAATTAAAGGAAATTATCTGCAAATTTACTTAAACAAAATCCTCATTGGGGAAACTAAAACCTCATCCTCCCTTTTGCCGTATTACATTATCTAAATATCCTCCCATATATGCTAGTGGAATTGAAGCAAATATTTGAAGATTAACTGAAAATCATCATATACACGTGCAATATTTATGAATTTTCTAGAAACCATATATTATATAGGCCTGAGAATCAGTTAGAAATTTTCATCTAAACTGGTTTGATTTTTTTCGAAGTTGTTTCTTGCTAGTGATTAGACTTCTCAAAAACCATAAATCTTTAATGGTAGACACTAAGTTAattgtcattatcattatccTTCATGATTAGGTTCTTGAATTGGAATTATAACAAATTATGTGGTCTAAGAATTTTGTGTATTGattgtcattatcattatccATCAAGATTTTTATATGTACAAAATGCACAGATTAAACAAGAACCGTGTTATTTTAGTTAAATATGTTCCACAAGATTATACATTAATTGCATTACTGCACACATCTTGCTGGAGAAAGCAAATTAAATACTTTAGAGCTTCTTTATAAATTCCATTATAACTATGTGTTTCAACACCAAACTTTAGTGTGTAAACAACGTTTTACTTCAAATAACTCTCTTCTTTTGAAATTTCCAGTTATTTATTTTGAGATATTGCTTCACCAAAATCAACTATTTATTCTTTTATCTGTTAAATCTCAGATAATATCTTCCTTATGATAAATCAATACCGGAGACCATTAACCACATTTTCTTTTTGTACATCTATGagaaatataataatgtaaatcaGTAAAGGTGGCGAGGATCATAAACATATTAAGTTCATGTTCTAATCTTTTAATCTAATCCTTGACCTCATATCATACAAATATGTTATATCATATCTTATAATATCTCTCTCTGCAatactttttataatttaattatatatagagaaagatatatatatatatatatatatacacacacagtaGTTTTTCATGTTGGGTCGTGTAGGTCTTCAAGCTTAGCTAACAAACATAATATCTTTGCCTTTTCCACCAATTCAGCAATATATCCAAAACTACAATTTCACATGCTACCATGTGACTTCAACTAATAAGACACCCATTTATATACATTTCTTCCTTTTTTGGGTCCAGTAGGCCACCTTCTTTGTGTTTTCCACCTTTGTAGTTTTAAGTTAATTTGAACCCCTCTCTCCTTTCTTTTCTTCCCCCTTTTTAAGCTTGTTTACTTTGACTAATCACATGGTTATtgggaagaaaaaagaaaataagacaagAAATGGGTGGAGATAAATTAACTACTGAAAAATAAGCATATTTCCAATGAAATCCCTCAAAAATGTACTCGTTACGTTGAAAATTATTTCTAACGAGATGGAATTTTCCATGAAAATGtctgtaaaaaaaaaagtgttttttttcTAGTATATAATACAGTTTATCAGAAACTATTAACCCTTGAGAAATGTAAAACCCATTAAAATGCCAAAAGCTTGTTGAAGATCGGATCATAAGATGTTTATATATAGTTCTAAGCAGCAAAGAATGGGAAGTTATACAAGTTGAGATTGGGATGGAGGGAGTTATGTCAAACATATGATTATGTGTTCAATTGAAATAAGTAGTAATTTGAATGTTTAAATGGAACTTGCTGATAAATTTAAGGCTAAATCCATCGAAAACCTCTCAAATTTGTCTTTAAAATTCACTTAAGCTtctaaactaaggcttgtacccGTCAATCCCTAAACCCCCCTCCCCCCTTCGAATTTGTTCCAATTGAGCATTTTTTTCTCAATCAGCTAACGGCTTAAGTATGTATAATAAACACGCTATGACGTGAAAAAAATagccaattaaaaaaaaatacgtggtatttttttttaatatctgatTTTGCCCCTTTCCTATTTAATACTAataattctttaattaaaaaaaaaggaaaaaatcaccCTTCCACGCAGTTGTCTTCTTcacaaaccccccccccccccccttcgtCTTCACACCCCCCCCTCCCCCGTCGtcttcacacacacacattgattttgtaaaaaaaagaaagatttttttttcacatctttgatattgttaataatgatgaagaattatttttcacatatttGATGTTGTTAACAAtggtgaagaatttttttttcacatctttGATGTTGTTGACAATGGTGAAGAATGATTACTCATTTTGTAATTAATGGAGTTTCTCTATTCTTTGATTTTGTCGTGAGAAAATGATCTATTACCCcacaacctttagtcgaaatctcaactacacactcaacctttaaaggtgacctattaccACCACACCCCCTAAACttatttttaccgaatttattaccCTCAGTTGCTGACCTGTCACTGGACGTGACTACACCCGCCCATGGGCGCGTCAATTGACCCCAtttcactttaaattctttattttctgatTGTcacgtcattatttttaataatataataaatattttaatcattaatttTCTTGGTGAATTCTAATTGTCAAGTCatgtcttttttttctctttttcaaaataaaaattcaagaactcattaaTGTAGTTCCTTATCTTCCTCATTAATAGATTTCTCCGAAACCAAGAAATTCTTTTGCTCCGAAACCAAGAAATACTTGAACTAAGGAAACAATAAGATTTCTCcgattaatgaattcttgaatgaaGAAGTTGGGGAACTCCgattcaaaaaacttgaaaaaatttaagaacttcgattttctctctttttgctcaagatcgCCATTAATGGCCAGCTCAAAGCTTCAAATTTTCACTGTCatatataattttcaacataACCCACGTAtaattttcaacccatttctccgattttctctatttttgctcaAGATCCGCTATTAATGGCGAGTTCAAAACTTTGAATTTCCACAATGAGGAAGAATTCGCCATTAATGGcgatcttgagcaaaaagagaTGAAATTGGGTTGAAGAACTTCATTAATCCGTCATTCAAGAACTTCATTAACCCGTCATTCAAGAACTTCATTAATCCGCCATTTTTTTTCCAAGAATTCTATTTTTGACCCAAGAAAATGAAattggttgaagaagaaaatggagcaaaatgaaaaatgggaaagaaaaaggaaataataaagataaataattaatttttttagagtaaaaaaaaaatgacgtGACAATGACGTGGCAGTGCGTGTATTACATCACATTCCaaatgactggttgtcagtttTCGAGGGGGAAGGGGTAaaaattctactttaaaatagttcaggggataataattctactttaaaatagttcgggAGGGTAATaagtcacctttaaaggttgagtgtgtagttaggatttggggtaaaggttggggggacttttgatcattttctcttttGTCTTTAATGAAGTTTCTCTATTCTTTGGTGGATTTTGGTTTGAAGCTTTTCTTTAAATTGTTGAGCTCTATATTTCTGAGaaacaaatgcaaaaaaaattaatataactgATATTCTCTCTGTTAATTGTCAACAATGGGATAAAATGGATTGATTCTCTGTtaatcttcttctccattttcaaTTGATTTAGTGGATAGTATAATTCCATCTTCTTCTCCAATTAATGCTACCAAAAGGGGGTTGAAGTCGATGAAAATGGGGGTATGGGGAGGGTGGAGGGTTGAAGATGATGAGGAGGGGTACGGGAAAGGTGGGGGGTTGAAGAcggtggtggtgggtggtggtgaAGAAGACAATGACTTGAGTTggggttttttttttaattaaaatattagaataattaaaaattatattaataaaataatttaaatataagttttaaataaaaaaatgtaaaatattatttattttactatttacgCACTcaaggagagtgtaacacactctcattaccaaatcaacattttgtgcctgataggtaccaattttagcacttgaggtgtctaataggtacaagccttagtttaaGGGTGTAAGTGAATTTTAGAGACAAGTTTGAGGGGGTGTCGAAGGGTTTGGCCTAAATTTAAAGAGATGAGGTATCTGTATGCATTAAATTAAGCCTGGTGTGTAGGAAAGGTCAAACCCATCGATAGCTTCTCAAACTTGTtcctaaaattcacttaggcccctaaactaagacttgtacctatcaggccctTAAACCCCCCGAATTTGATCCAATCAGGCCTTTTTTGCTTATGTGGCATTCTGCGTGTTATCCACTCACTAGGAGCGCGTAAGGCACGCTTTTCTGAATACTTATC contains:
- the LOC107839718 gene encoding transcription factor bHLH149; translation: MASSSTVSNPDANSNRSRESKRKKRRKIGDAGEIEPLTSLDQSRWRTDNEQQIYSSKLLQALRHVRRSNDNPSPVNAGRAVRETADRVLAVTAKGRSRWSRAILSGRLSLRLSQINKKHKKAKLNNGNIKSKKPAAAKKKRLPAIQRKVRVLGRLVPGCQKVPFPNLLEETTDYISALEMQIRAMTFLTGLLSAGGAGAGSVAAQPDRLG